CAGAGCGCCCCAATCCTAATACAACAACATTCTTTTGGGCATACATATGTGGTTCAATCATAATTTCTAACGCAACTTAAGGGTGGAAAGACCAATCAATGCCAAAATAATGGCAATAATCCAAAAACGAAAGACTATAGTGGGCTCAGACCAGCCTTTCTTTTCAAAATGGTGATGAATGGGTGACATAAGGAAAATACGTTTCCCTCCCGTCATTTTAAAATAGCCTACCTGCAAAATTACAGAAACCGCCTCAAGTACAAAAAGCCCACCGATGATGGACAAAACGAGTTCGTGTTTTGTGGCCACACTAATCGCCCCCAAAGCGCCACCTACGGAAAGAGAGCCCGTATCCCCCATGAAGACCATGGCGGGAGGCGCATTATACCAGAGAAACCCAAGTCCTGCCCCAATCAAGGCACCACAGAAAACTGCAAGTTCTCCTGTTCCTGGCACATAAAGAACCTGAAGATAGTTGGCAAAAACTTGGTTACCCACAAGATAGGAAATAATGGCAAAACAACCTGAGGCAATCATCACAGGGCCAATAGCAAGACCATCTAATCCGTCCGTGAGATTGACGGCATTAGAGGCCCCTACCATGACAAAAATAGCAAATGGCACATAAAATAACCCCAGATCCAAAAGAAGACTCTTGAAAAAAGGAACGGCCAATGTTTCCGAAAGTTCAGGGATCATCTGGAGATTGATAATATAAGCGGCACTTCCTGCAATGAGAAACTGCAGGATCAGCTTTTTTTTACCTGAAAGCCCCTTAGAATTCCGTTTGGTGAGTTTGAGATAATCGTCATATGCCCCAATCGCTCCAAATCCGAGAGTAACCCATAAAACAACCCAAACATAAATATCGTTCAAGTTCGCCCATAAAAGTGTACTAAAACTTAAGGCTAAAAGAATAAGCCCTCCACCCATGGTGGGGGTACCTTTTTTCGTCAAAAGGTGGGATTCAGGTCCATCTTCGCGAATAGGTTGTCCTGCCCCCTGCTTGGATTTTAACCAGCGAATAAATCGTGGCCCATAGAGAAAACTAATGAGAAGCGCCATAAGAAGTGCCCCACCGCTTCGAAATGTGATATAGCGAAATAGATTAAAAAAATGATTTTCGTGCCCATAAAGCGTATAGAGATAATGAAGCATAAAGTTTTATCCTACCGCTTTCAGGTTCGCGTGATTTTGATTTTTAAGTGCCTCAACAATGGGGGCCATCCGTGTTCCCAAAGATCCCTTAACCATAACGATATCACCGTCTCTTAAATTTTTAAGAAGTGGCTCGATTAATTGTGTAGAGAGATCTTGATGAAGCGCCAACATTTGCGCAGGCAATTTTTCCGCAAGCTTTTTCATGTGCGGCCCACAGCAATAGACTTGATCAATTTTGGCTTTCATCAAAGGCTCATAAAGATCC
This DNA window, taken from Candidatus Bealeia paramacronuclearis, encodes the following:
- the mraY gene encoding phospho-N-acetylmuramoyl-pentapeptide-transferase, whose translation is MLHYLYTLYGHENHFFNLFRYITFRSGGALLMALLISFLYGPRFIRWLKSKQGAGQPIREDGPESHLLTKKGTPTMGGGLILLALSFSTLLWANLNDIYVWVVLWVTLGFGAIGAYDDYLKLTKRNSKGLSGKKKLILQFLIAGSAAYIINLQMIPELSETLAVPFFKSLLLDLGLFYVPFAIFVMVGASNAVNLTDGLDGLAIGPVMIASGCFAIISYLVGNQVFANYLQVLYVPGTGELAVFCGALIGAGLGFLWYNAPPAMVFMGDTGSLSVGGALGAISVATKHELVLSIIGGLFVLEAVSVILQVGYFKMTGGKRIFLMSPIHHHFEKKGWSEPTIVFRFWIIAIILALIGLSTLKLR